A stretch of DNA from Bacillus sp. NP157:
GGTCAGCGCGGCGAACGATGGCATCGAGCCGGGGGTCGGCTTTTATGTCGACGGCGTGTACCACGGACGCCCGGCCACGGCGGCGTTCGACTTCACCGATATCGATCGCATCGAAGTCCTGCGCGGACCGCAGGGCACGCTGTTCGGAAAAAACACGACGGCGGGTGCGATCAACATCACGAGCCGCGCGCCCACGTTCGTGCCGGAGGGCAATGGCGAGATCTCCTACGGCGAGCAGGGTTTCGTGCAGGCCAAGGGCACGGTATCGGGCCCGATCACCCAGACCGTTGCGGCACGCGTGTCGGCGCAGTTCACAGAGCGCGACGGCACCCTGCACAACGTGGCGAACGGCAAGGACGAGAACGCGATCAAGAACTACGCCTTGCGCGGCCAGCTGCTGTTCAAGCCCGACGATGACCTCAATGTACGGCTGATCGGCGATCTCTCCAGCCTGAACTCGGACTGCTGCACGCAGAACTACCTGCGTGTCGGCAAGACCCTGAAAAGCGCCGCGCGCCAGTTCGATGGCCTGTCCGCCAACCTCCCCGCCCACGGCCTTCCCGCGTATTCGCCACCCAGCCGGAACATCTACGATCGCCTGACCGACATCGATGCGCCACTGCACATCGACACGCAGGATGGCGGCGTCTCGCTCAACGCCGACTGGAACGTGGGCCCGGTCACGCTGACCTCGATCTCCGCATGGCGTTACTGGAAATGGGACGTGGCGAACGATCGCGATTACACCGGCGTTCCCGTGCAGCTAATCCAGCGCATCCCGTCGCGCCAGGACCAGTACAGCCAGGAATTCCGCGTGGCCTCGAACGGCGATGGGCCCTTCAGCTACGTGGGCGGCCTGTATTTCTACACGCAGGAGATCAACGGCAAGCCGATCAGCGTGTACGGCCCCGCCGCGGCGTACTGGCTGATCAGCACCACCAGCTTCCCGAACATGCCGGACAACCTCGCCGATGGTTACGGCCAGTACGGCACCTCGCACTACCGGATGAAGAGCTACGCCGCGTTCGGCGAGATGAACTACCAGTTCACCGACAAGCTGACCGGGACGCTCGGCGTGCGCTACACCTACGAGGACAAGAACGGCACGTACGCCACCACGGTATCCGGTGGCCTGCCGACGACCCCCGGCACGATCCAGGACAACGCGAAACTCTCGCTGTTCCGGCCACAGAGTTATCGGGCCTCCGACAACGGTGGCAATCCGTCGGGCAGGATGAACCTCGCGTATCAGTTCACCGACCAGCTGATGGGGTACGTCGGCTACGCGTACGGCTACAAGTCCGGCGGCCTCAACATGTCGGGCCTGCCGCTCGATGCCACCAATAATCCCGCGCTTGCGACGGCCGTGATCAAGGATGAAACGAACCGCACCGTCGAAGCCGGCTTCAAGTCCGCCTGGTGGGACGGCCGTGCCACGGCGAACTTCGCGGCCTACCGCACGGTGGTCAGGAACTACCAGGCCAACGTGACCTCGAGCACGGAGACGGCAGCCCTGCGCACCTACCCGGCGAACATCCCCGAGGTGCGCGTGAAGGGCGTGGAGGGCGACGTCGCGGCCCTGCTGTTCCGTGGCTTTACGCTACGGGCTTCCTTCGCCTACGCCAACGGCAAGTACACCGACTACCCCAAGGGACCCTGCCCACTGGAATGGCAGAACCCGAACGCCGCCGGTGGCTGCCAGCCCCTGGTCGCACCGGCCAGCCTGGCCAACAAGACCTCGAACCCGCGGGGAAACCCGGATGTGCCCGGTGCCTATGTGCTCACGGGGCTACCGCTCGCCGGCCTGTCGAAGTGGGTCGGCTCGCTCGGCTTCGACTACGAACTGCCGATCGGCAACGATGCGTTCCTTGTCCACGCCGACGCGAGCGCGCGCAGCGACTACAACTCGGACACCACGAACTCCATCTACACGAGGATCGCCGGGTACACCGTGGTCAACGGCAGCATCGGCTATCGCTTCCACGACAACTGGGAAGTCGACGTGTTCGCGCGCAACCTGTTCGACCGCAACTACGTCACGGCCTTGACCGTGCAAACCGGCAACTCCGGCCTGATCCTCGGACAGCCCAGCGACCCGCGCATGGTCGGGGTGACGCTGCGCGCGCACTTCTGATGTGCGGCAGCCGCCGCGCCCAGACATCGGCACCGCGGCGTGCTACGACGTCGCGCGCAGCAACGGCCCCGGCTGCAGGTGCGGATGGCTGCGCAGGTGCCCGGCCAGCATGTCGATGAAGTGGCGTACCTTGGACGAGCCGAACTTGCTCTCGCGATGCAGGATGTGCACCGGCCAGGGCTCCTCTTCGTAGTCGGCGAGGATGATCTTCAGCTGGCCGGAAGCCAGCTCTTCACCCACCTGGTAGGAGAGCAGCCGCGCGATGCCCAGCCCCGCCGCGGCGGCGCCGATCGCCGCGTCGTTGGCGGTCACGGTGAGGCGCGGCTTGATCCGCACCATCGTCGGATCGGATGCGTTACCGAACTTCCAGTCGACCCGGGGCGAGATGCCGCTGGCGGCGATGATCGTATGCCGCAGCAGGTCGCCCGGATGCTCGGGCACGCCGTGCCGGGCGAGGTAGGCCGGCGACGCACAGAGGATGCGCCGCACCTGGCCCACCCGTAGCGCCTTCATGCTCGAATCGGGCAACGGGCCAATACGCACGGCCACGTCCACGCCCTCCTCGGTCAGGCTGACCAGGCGGTCGAGGAAATACGCGGTGACGTCGACGTCCGGGAAGTCCTGCAGGAACTTCACGATGCATGGCGTGATGAAGGTTCGCCCGAACAGCACCGACGCCGTCACCGAAAGATTGCCCTTGGGCGTGGCGTTGATGCCTGCCGCCGCCTCATTCGCTTCGACGATGCTGGCGAGGATGTTGCGGGTGTCGTCGAGGTAACGCCGGCCCGCCTCGGTCAGTTTGACGTTGCGTGTCGTCCGGGCCAGCAGGTTGACGCCCAGGTCTTCCTCGAGCGTCGCGATCGCCCGCGAGACGGCCGCGGGGGACAGGTCGAGCCGGCGCGACGCCGCGGCGAAGCTTTCTTCCTCGCCGACCGCGACGAACACTCTCATCAGGTGGATCTGGTCCACGCGCTATCTCCGCCCGGCCTGCAAGCCCCGCGTGGTCCATTTTGACATCACTGCTGCGCCCAGCGGAATGGTGAATTGCCTGCGGCCACGTTCCCAGGCGGGCGGCCATGGCCAAAAATCGCCGTATTCCATACGAGGGTGAGGTCATGGGAAACAACACGCCCTTCCATGGCGGTGAGCGCGCCGTCCAGCAACGCGCCGGCGAGGCGGATATCGCCGATCGCAACGTCGCGGTGCTGAGCGACACGGTCATCGGCGGGGCTCGCCCGTTCATCGCGAAGCAGTTCATGGTCGCCCTGGGTAGCGTAGGCCCCACGGGTGACGTGTGGGCGAGCCTGCTGTTCGGCAGGCCGGGGTTTCTCCACACCCCCGATGGCAAGTCGATCCAGGTCGACGTCCCACGCGGGCTGCGCGACCCGGTCGACCCGCTGTGGTCGAACATCGAAGCCTGCAGCGACCTGGGCATGCTTTTCATCGAACTGGGCTCACGCCGGCGCTATCGCGTCAACGGCGTGGTGGGCCGGATCGACGACGAAAACGTCGAGGTCGCGATCCGCGAGGCCTACCCAAACTGTCCCAAGTACATCCAGCGTCGGCACCTGCGGGCGCTCGGCGAACCCGGGCAGGAGTCGCAGGCCGCTTACGGAACCGTGCTGCGCGGAAACGTCGTCGAGCTGGTCAGGCAGGCTGACACGCTCTTCGTCGCCAGCCACCACCCCGACACCAGTGCAGACGCATCCCACCGGGGTGGCGATGCGGGGTTCATACGGATGGTGGACGAGCGGACACTGCGGATCCCCGACTACCACGGCAATAGCCTGTTCAACACGCTCGGCAACTTCCAGGTCAATGCCCGCGCGGGCGTATGTATCCCCGACTTTGCCAACGGCCAGTTATTGCAACTGACCGGCGAGGCGAGCGTGCAATGGGACCAGGACGACCCGGGGAATACCACGGGCGGGACGCATCGATTCTGGGAGTTTCGGATTGCCAAATGGATACTTCGCGATGCCGTTCCACGGGCGGAATGGGAGTACCTCGATGCGTCGCCCTTCAACCCACCTGTCGTCCCGTGAGGAAGCCATCATGAACTACGTTCTGGCCGACCGTGCCTGAGTTGGCCATCGATCCATTCGATGGCGGCAGCAACCGGGGTATCGCCTGCGGTGACCTCGAGGATCACGCGGGACACCGAAGGCGTCAGGATCAGGCCGGCCAATGTGGACGCCACGTCATCGCGGGTCACCTGCGTGTGGCACTGGGCGAAGCCAAGGCTCACCGTTCCAACACCCGGCGTGTCCAGGAGGACGGAGGCACGAAGGATGACCCATTCCAGCCCCGAGGCGGCCAGCTCAATTTCGCTGGACTTCTTGATACGTATGTATCGCTCGAAGCTTGGATCCACGTCGCCACCGCGGAGCGCCTCAGGAAACGCAGACACGAGGAAGACCCGCATGCCTCCGACCCGCCGCGCCGCGGCAATCGTCTTCGTGACGCCGTCGCGATCCACCCGGTCCATCGCATCGTCAGGCTCGCTGTCCGCGGCACCCGCGGTGAAGACCACGACGTCGGCCTTGCCGAGCAGGACGGCGAGCGTGTCGGCATCGATATCTGCGATGTCGCCAAGCGTCGCCGTCATGCCGTTACTCGCCAGCTCCTCGACCTGGCCAGGATGGCGGGCCAGGCCATTGACGCCAACACCCGCCTCGCACAGCCTTCCCGCTAGCCGTCGGCCCGTGCGCCCCGCGATCCCGATGATGAACGCCTTCATGGAAAATTTCCTCGCGGGGCTGGGACTGCCGCTGGCAACGTCGAGATACCGATCACACCGTGTAGGCGAGTGCCCCAGTGCCGGCAAGCTTGCCGCCATCCACGATCAGGTACTCGTCCCGGATCGGGCGGCCTTGGAACCAACACTCCAGGATCTCGCGCGTCCCCGCCGCGTACCGGGCCTGTCCCGAGAGGGACGTTCCCGACATGTGGGGAGTCATGCCGTTCCACGGCATCGACCGCCAGGGGTGGTCTTTCGGCGCCGGCTGCGGATACCAGACGTCGCCGGCATAGCCCGCCAGTTGCCCGCTCTCGAGGGCCCGCACGATCGCATCGCGATCACAGATTTCCGCACGCGCCGTGTTGACGATATAGGCGCCGCGCTTCATCTTCGCCAGCAACGCATCATCGAACATGCCCATGGTTTCGGGATGCAAGGGCACATTGATCGTAACCACGTCGCAGGCACCCACCATGCCTTCGACCTTTCCATGGTAGACAAGCGAAAGTTCCTCCTCGACCTGCGCAGGCAGGCGCTTGCGCGCGTTGTAGTGCAGGTGGACACCGAATGGCTTCAGGCGTTTGAGTACGGCAAGTCCGATCCGGCCAGCGGCCACCGTGCCAACATGCATTCCCTCGATGTCGTACGAGCGCTCGACGCAATCGGCGATGTTCCAGCCGCCATTCTTCGCCCACTCGTGCGCGGGAAGGTAGTTACGCACCAGCGAAAGGATCATCATGACCGCATGCTCGGAGACGCTGATGCTGTTTGATCCCGTCACTTCGGCGACGGTGACACCGTGCTTGATGGCGGACTCGAGGTCGACATGGTCGGAGCCTATCCCGGCAGTCAAGGCGAGCTTCAGCTTCTTCGCCTTTGCAAGCCGCTCCGGGGTAAGGTAAGCCGGCCAGAACGGCTGCGATATCACCACGTCCGCGTCAGGCAAGTGCTTCTCAAACTCGGAGCCCGGCCCTTCCTTGTCCGACGTGACGACGAACTCGTGGCCGAGGCCTTCAAGGTAGGCGCGTAAACCTAGCGCACCCGACACGCATCCGAGTAATTGGCCAGGCTTGAAGTCGACCGTCGACGGCGTAGGCGCCGTCTGGCCGTTGTCGTACGTAGTGATCTGGGGAATGTCGTCCCGGGCATACGCCTTAGGCATGCCGTCGACGGGATCGGGATAAAGCACGCAGAGGATCTTCGCCATATGGGTTCTCCCTTCGCCTTATTTGTCGATGGGCAGCGGGGCGGTCGGATCCACCACGCCACTCTTTCGAAGGTCGACCCAGAAATCGTTGGGAACCTTGAAGTTGAGGGCGGCATAATCCTCGGCAATGCGCGACGGACTGCTCGCCCCGGGCACGATGGCCGCGACAGCGGGGTGGGCGAGGGAAAACTGCAGCGCCGCCGCCTTGATGGGCACCTTGTGCTTGTCGCAGAGGGCCTGGATCTTCACGACTTTCGCAGCGATCGCGGGCGGAACGGCTCCATATTCGAAGTGCTTGCCGCCGACCAGGACGCCCGAGCTGTAAGGGCCCCCGACGATCACGTCCACGCTCTTTTCGACGGCCATCGGCAGAAGACGCTGCAACGCGGATGCGTGGTCCAGGATCGAATATCGGCCGGCCAGGAGCATGCCATTGGCGCGTGGCTTGTCCAACTCCATCATGATCTCGATGGGCTCGACCTTGTTGGTGCCCTGGCCCCATGCCTTGATGACGCCTTCGTCGCGGAGCTTGTCGAGGGTGGGGAACGCGCCGCTTTGCGCCTCCTCGAACTTGGATACCCATGCGTCTCCATGGAAATCCTTGGCGAGGTCGTGGATGAAGACATAATCGAGGCGATCCAGGCCCATTCGCGCAAGGCTGTCCTTGATCGACTTCAGCGTGCCTTCCGTCGTGTAGTCATAGGCAATCTTGTTGGGCCGTCCATCCTTGAAGATATGTCCCTTCTCGCCGAACGTCCGCGTATTCGGATCATCCAGCTCATCGAGGACCAGCCGGCCCACCTTCGTCGCGATCACATACTCGTCCCTTGGCCGCTTCTTCAAGGCCTTGCCAAGTCGAATCTCCGACAGTCCAGCGCCGTAGAACGGCGCGGTGTCGAAAAACCGCGTACCCGCGTCCCAGGCCGCATCGACGGTAGCCTCGGCCTCCTCTTCCGTGATCGCGCGGTACATATTGCCAAGCGGTGCCGTGCCAAATCCCATCGGTCCGGCGAGAAGTGTGCTTCGAATACTCATGACGTATTTCCACGGGTTGGGGTGGGTACCCCTACGGTAGGACGACGAACATGGACGGCGAAACGTAATTGGTGTTAATCGGCGATAAAGACGCGAAACCACTTGATTTACGCTACTTCACGACGATTGATCACCGTTCGTGTCGATGGCGACGTAGGCTGTTATCTCCACCCCAACCCTGGAAATCGCCATGTCGTCTTACTATCCCGTTGCCGTAACTCACGTCGGACTGACCGTAACCGACGTTTACGCCGCCACCAAGTGGTATACCGATTTCATCCACTGCCGGCACATCATTGGACCGCTGCATATCCGCAACGACGGATCGCACATCGGCAGTGTCTTCAAGGGCATCTTCCACGACAGGTTCCAGGAGTGCTACGTCAGCCACCTTGCCACCGCGAATGGCGTGGGCATCGAGTTGTTCCAGTTCGTTGTTCCGCCGACCGAGACGCCGTCCGACAACTTCGAATACTGGAAGACCGGCGTGTTCCACTTCTGCCTGGTCGATCCGGACATCGAGGGCCTTGCCAAGCGCTGCGTCGCGATGGGCGGCAAGCAGAACTCCGAAGTCTTCTCGCTGTTCGAGGGCGAGTCGTTCAAGGCTGTTTATTGCCAGGATCCGTGGGGCAACCTCTTCGAAGTCTATTCGCATTCCACCGAATTGATGTACGCGAACCGCGATACGGATGCGTTCCTGGTGCCGCGCAACTCGAAGCTGGAAGACCACCGCTAGGTGCCATGCCCACTGACGCAAACGATAATCTTCTGGTCCAGGCTGTTGCGCTACTGAGCGTCGCAGTGCTGCTCGTTCCCGTCTTCCGGCGCTTGGGATTGGGATCGGTGCTGGGTTACCTCACGGCAGGACTCCTCGTCGGGCCGTACGGACTGCGTTGGTTCAGTAACCCAGCGGCCATTTTTCACTTCGCCGACCTGGGCGTCGTGATGTTCCTCTTCGTGATCGGCCTCGAAATGCGCCCGTCGCGACTGTGGTCCCTCCGGCGCTACATCCTGGGCCTCGGCTTCCTGCAGACGTCGGCATCTGCCGTGGGCCTCACCTTGTTGGGCCTGGCCGCCGGCCTGCCCGTGCGCGAAGCGTTCATCGGCGCCATGGGCTTCGCCCTGACCTCAACGGCGATCGTGA
This window harbors:
- a CDS encoding NAD(P)H-binding protein; its protein translation is MKAFIIGIAGRTGRRLAGRLCEAGVGVNGLARHPGQVEELASNGMTATLGDIADIDADTLAVLLGKADVVVFTAGAADSEPDDAMDRVDRDGVTKTIAAARRVGGMRVFLVSAFPEALRGGDVDPSFERYIRIKKSSEIELAASGLEWVILRASVLLDTPGVGTVSLGFAQCHTQVTRDDVASTLAGLILTPSVSRVILEVTAGDTPVAAAIEWIDGQLRHGRPERSS
- a CDS encoding LysR family transcriptional regulator — translated: MDQIHLMRVFVAVGEEESFAAASRRLDLSPAAVSRAIATLEEDLGVNLLARTTRNVKLTEAGRRYLDDTRNILASIVEANEAAAGINATPKGNLSVTASVLFGRTFITPCIVKFLQDFPDVDVTAYFLDRLVSLTEEGVDVAVRIGPLPDSSMKALRVGQVRRILCASPAYLARHGVPEHPGDLLRHTIIAASGISPRVDWKFGNASDPTMVRIKPRLTVTANDAAIGAAAAGLGIARLLSYQVGEELASGQLKIILADYEEEPWPVHILHRESKFGSSKVRHFIDMLAGHLRSHPHLQPGPLLRATS
- a CDS encoding aldo/keto reductase, which codes for MSIRSTLLAGPMGFGTAPLGNMYRAITEEEAEATVDAAWDAGTRFFDTAPFYGAGLSEIRLGKALKKRPRDEYVIATKVGRLVLDELDDPNTRTFGEKGHIFKDGRPNKIAYDYTTEGTLKSIKDSLARMGLDRLDYVFIHDLAKDFHGDAWVSKFEEAQSGAFPTLDKLRDEGVIKAWGQGTNKVEPIEIMMELDKPRANGMLLAGRYSILDHASALQRLLPMAVEKSVDVIVGGPYSSGVLVGGKHFEYGAVPPAIAAKVVKIQALCDKHKVPIKAAALQFSLAHPAVAAIVPGASSPSRIAEDYAALNFKVPNDFWVDLRKSGVVDPTAPLPIDK
- a CDS encoding pyridoxamine 5'-phosphate oxidase family protein, which translates into the protein MAKNRRIPYEGEVMGNNTPFHGGERAVQQRAGEADIADRNVAVLSDTVIGGARPFIAKQFMVALGSVGPTGDVWASLLFGRPGFLHTPDGKSIQVDVPRGLRDPVDPLWSNIEACSDLGMLFIELGSRRRYRVNGVVGRIDDENVEVAIREAYPNCPKYIQRRHLRALGEPGQESQAAYGTVLRGNVVELVRQADTLFVASHHPDTSADASHRGGDAGFIRMVDERTLRIPDYHGNSLFNTLGNFQVNARAGVCIPDFANGQLLQLTGEASVQWDQDDPGNTTGGTHRFWEFRIAKWILRDAVPRAEWEYLDASPFNPPVVP
- a CDS encoding TonB-dependent receptor; protein product: MKRLIFGAVALLCPVFGAMAQVADAPSAVDDRKDATTLDNVTVSARQREENLQKVPIAVSVVSGEWLDRAYTVNTQQLSQLVPSLYYNSANPRNTAYTIRGLGSNTLSVSAANDGIEPGVGFYVDGVYHGRPATAAFDFTDIDRIEVLRGPQGTLFGKNTTAGAINITSRAPTFVPEGNGEISYGEQGFVQAKGTVSGPITQTVAARVSAQFTERDGTLHNVANGKDENAIKNYALRGQLLFKPDDDLNVRLIGDLSSLNSDCCTQNYLRVGKTLKSAARQFDGLSANLPAHGLPAYSPPSRNIYDRLTDIDAPLHIDTQDGGVSLNADWNVGPVTLTSISAWRYWKWDVANDRDYTGVPVQLIQRIPSRQDQYSQEFRVASNGDGPFSYVGGLYFYTQEINGKPISVYGPAAAYWLISTTSFPNMPDNLADGYGQYGTSHYRMKSYAAFGEMNYQFTDKLTGTLGVRYTYEDKNGTYATTVSGGLPTTPGTIQDNAKLSLFRPQSYRASDNGGNPSGRMNLAYQFTDQLMGYVGYAYGYKSGGLNMSGLPLDATNNPALATAVIKDETNRTVEAGFKSAWWDGRATANFAAYRTVVRNYQANVTSSTETAALRTYPANIPEVRVKGVEGDVAALLFRGFTLRASFAYANGKYTDYPKGPCPLEWQNPNAAGGCQPLVAPASLANKTSNPRGNPDVPGAYVLTGLPLAGLSKWVGSLGFDYELPIGNDAFLVHADASARSDYNSDTTNSIYTRIAGYTVVNGSIGYRFHDNWEVDVFARNLFDRNYVTALTVQTGNSGLILGQPSDPRMVGVTLRAHF
- a CDS encoding NAD-dependent formate dehydrogenase, with amino-acid sequence MAKILCVLYPDPVDGMPKAYARDDIPQITTYDNGQTAPTPSTVDFKPGQLLGCVSGALGLRAYLEGLGHEFVVTSDKEGPGSEFEKHLPDADVVISQPFWPAYLTPERLAKAKKLKLALTAGIGSDHVDLESAIKHGVTVAEVTGSNSISVSEHAVMMILSLVRNYLPAHEWAKNGGWNIADCVERSYDIEGMHVGTVAAGRIGLAVLKRLKPFGVHLHYNARKRLPAQVEEELSLVYHGKVEGMVGACDVVTINVPLHPETMGMFDDALLAKMKRGAYIVNTARAEICDRDAIVRALESGQLAGYAGDVWYPQPAPKDHPWRSMPWNGMTPHMSGTSLSGQARYAAGTREILECWFQGRPIRDEYLIVDGGKLAGTGALAYTV
- a CDS encoding glyoxalase; the protein is MSSYYPVAVTHVGLTVTDVYAATKWYTDFIHCRHIIGPLHIRNDGSHIGSVFKGIFHDRFQECYVSHLATANGVGIELFQFVVPPTETPSDNFEYWKTGVFHFCLVDPDIEGLAKRCVAMGGKQNSEVFSLFEGESFKAVYCQDPWGNLFEVYSHSTELMYANRDTDAFLVPRNSKLEDHR